Within the Nicotiana tabacum cultivar K326 chromosome 11, ASM71507v2, whole genome shotgun sequence genome, the region TGCTCTAAATGGGTGTCGCCTCCGCGTCTAGGCTAGCACCACCGCCGGTTTCGGGTACTGTCGAAACAAGGTCGCCCCTCAAGGGCGTTTCGGCTAAAGAAGCCCCTTCCAACACTACTGATAGTAGCCAACTCTGCACCACTAATAAGTAGCGAGAGAggatcgcaatagcttttactcgattttgggtcgggatcgatatcCACAAAGAGCTAGAATTAGAATTGAGTGTCTATTTAGCCTAGGATTGCATAacgttccaaattgcacttctattcatttttggtgttttcttttataattctactattatcaaactacaaattataattgcaactatattaagctaagagtaaaatgctacaagttgttcaaatattctaaaaggcactagggtagtgacttcacctaggtggccaattgacgggtaattgcgtctaagacacgattgacatgattggggaatatggtataaccattgctcgatattacccactctcacacctctcggtagaaagaatgattttgcccaattgactttctcaagaccaattgggtatgcatatttgctcaagcaactagggttcaagtcggctattcctctctcgaggtttaaccctttaattgggactattaaTTCTCtcgagtccatcccaattccttgttggatcaatttcggagacttcggctctctttctcaagaagagcccaagtcaacctagcacaaactagtgtttgcaaccactaattcagtaattaaaccatgaaattgacccaaatagcaaacacccatagtcaatctagccctaaagtGCAATACCCATCAATtgcccacactagggttgagccaaaaccctagctaatgggtctagctactcatatttgaagagaaaaacagagaaatagatgaagataaacacatattaattaattgctaagctaaatacaaagattaaatgataaaaagtaagtaaaaatgcccaaaatggctacaagatTCGTTCCCACGAGCGCAACAGCTATTCTAAAATGTATgatgccctaaaaatggaaaaaaggatctatttatactaagctgaaaaaactggacaaaaatgcccctgcggggttagtgcagccgcactaggctattgaacttgaaaacttggctctctgaactcaggctctgcggaccgcacagaatggactgcggtcgcggaggcttctagtgcagtccgcacaaactGGACTGCGGACTGCACATGCTTGAAAGCTCCAAATTCACCCTCTCTGAATCTTGactctgcggaccacacagaatggtagtgcggccgcattgcctttagtgcggaccgcacaaaaccttctgcggccgcactacctTAATGCCTGAAgtaccagctctctgaatctccctagtgcggaccgcacaaagtgtagtgcggccgcactaggcctgtttttcctgagtttgtcttgtctttggtacgtgtgcaagtttcacttcttttgagatgatctttgacatcttgtcactttattgatcaaacctgcaatcaagcacaacttatgagccttttgggactattttgtatgaatttataatcaaagtgtaagcaagaaggagtataaaatgtgtcaaaatccctagttatcaactacCCTTTGTCCCTTTGACAAGGCCTCTCCACTACCGACACGAGAAGATTCGCCCGTTGAACGGATCGCAGGGACTGGAGTCTCCAGTTAAGAAGTGACCTCCAAGCGTATGGTTTTGGCCGCGGGCGCTGTCCGATGAGTGGCCAGACTCTCTACGACATCGCCCGCAGTAGCTCTTGGTACGGATCGGGCGGAGGGAGCCGGTTGACGGAATGCGAGCGCAAGAGCCCTCATCCTTCTCACTCCCCTCCGACCTGTCAATAAGAAGGGATTTGATCATATAACGACAAGGTTAAAGAAACTAcggagcagagaacaaagcaaTACAACAACGAGCCAACTCACCGATAAGAGGCTTGTGCCCAAACTTCTCATGGAAAGGCCCTCATTCACAAATCCCCATCGAGTGGGCGAGAATTGCGCTCACCCACTCGCGGATATCGACAACTAGCGGGGGAGGCATTCTCTCggctacaaaaacaaaaacaaatcctCAGCGAAGTCATTAAAAGGAGACGACAGAAGACCGTCTTAAGAAAAATTGCATAAAGTAAAGGGAAGAAAACTCACGAGCGAAATTCCATGTCTCAGGAAACCCTGCTGGGTTCGACACAACATGCTCTGATCGGACATagaaaaatctctctcaaaagcggCGATTGgccttatcgtccatcttcaccaccaaactcTTGGTTCCTCGATGACGCATATGAATCAATGTACCCCGAAGAAAATGGGGGGCGAAGAGGTGGTGCATGTTCCCTAGAGAAATCCCTCGGCCGGCCAGCTCCGCATACTTGATGAGCATGAGGACGAGCTTGTACGCATACGGAGAGAGTTGAGCCGGGCACACCTCATAGAAGCGGCAGAAATCCGCTACCAAGGAAAGAATGGGAAGCGTGTACCCGATGACAAAGGGATACGCGTAAAATGCGCAGTAGCCTGGGCAGTGTAAATGCACTATGTCCTGATCCGCCGGCACCATTTCAATGTGATCGGGGATCCCCCATTTGTCTTTGAATGCCGTGATCGCCGCAGCATTCATCGTGGAAGGAACGGGCTTCGTTTCATCTCCGATAGGGCTGTTAAAATCAGTCATCGCCTTCCCCGGGCGGGGAACCACCTCATCCACCGTCGGGAACCCCTCGTCTTCCAACCTTTTCGCTCCCTCTTCGAGTAGGGATATGTCATTTTCCGGAACCGGAGCACCTACAGCTTTATTAGAGTGGGAAGAAGCACTagccatttgttttttttatcgAAAGAAACGGAAATGATGAAGGAAAAAGACAATGGTCACAACAAATCTTAGCAGAAGCAGAAGTATAAGAGACTAAAGGAGGAGAAGATTTGTGAAGTTCTTTCTTAAGCAATTGAAAAGCGTAACATTCAAATGAGAGGCTCCCCCCTATTTATAGGAATATAAATGCCCTGAGCGGAAAAACCAAGAGCCACCAGTTAGAAAATGAAAAGGGCACAGGAAACGACACAATACCTAGAAAACGTGCGTCATAATGACGCATGGGGAATACTGATGACATCCTGAACTGACGTGACGGTTCAATTTTGAACTGACGTAACGGTCCGACGCAATTTTCGAAGCGTCACGTCTCTATCTCGCCATGAGGTTCTCGCCCTTCGCATAAAGCATTCAGATTTCTCCCAATTTTCGAATCAATAGAGTCTGCCTATCGAGCTCGCCAAGAGGCGACCCCAAcgggcggagggactaactgtatgggtcaaaatctgaccacatgTGGATTAGCACTTAAAGGAATAGTAAGGGATTAACTAAGCCGTGGTTATACCCACAAGTCATAATAACGACGAGTATCTTGGCCGCTGCCGAGATCGAGCCATCGGAAAGCTTGTACGGCAAAGTAAATGTCGTGATACTTAGAGGGAGCGATGTAAAGTACGATCAAGGGATGAAGGTATTTTGGCTAAGAACCGTTGGACCAAAGGGAATactgataatatatatatatataggaagtaAGAAGACAAGAAAGAGAGAGCTTCCTCTCCTAGAGAGAGAAGAGGTGAAGAAAACCAAGAAAAggtttagatagtaaatacaaatcTCCGTAATTGAGATTATCGAATCAACAAAGATAGATCCTGTTACTGTCAAATGGCATTCCTTCTTTTCCGTCTTTATCAATACATCACGGGATAATATGTCAAGAATGTATTTCTATCATTTATATTTGATATCTTCTATGATCCCAGAAAGTTTATAAGCTTGATTATATATTATTCTCTTATTCAATGTGCTtagatctagagttaattattcTTGGTTAAAATTTATCATCTATTTTCTCATTAATTAGTTTAGCAAAAAGTTGAACACTTTTTGGCCAAACAATTGCGTGTTTAAAAATATAAGTTCCAAAAAAAAATCCTTACATTTAGTGCGAATCAAACCATGATAAATGCGGCTTTTCGAAGTAGTAATAAGCCCTTTTACAGTGTGTCTCCAGCTTTATCTTTGAGTAAGAATCATTTGGGTTTGTAAAGGTAACATATAAAGTTATCATAATATTCTTTTAAGAAAATGCATAATATTCTTCGCAATAAGATTAATTGATATGGATATCTATAAATATAGGCATTTCAGATCTAATATTCTTCTGGGTACATCCTTCTTCTTGTACGGGAGAATTGTACTAGAAAATGTGATTTCATCTACTGAAAAGTCGCATGGCTTTTTATTCTTTTAAATTCCAATAAGGAAAACTGCATTTGGAATATCTTCAATGGAATCAAAAACTCTACATAATCTATCAGATGATTCAATAGATAGACCTGTTAGCAAGTGACACGTCTTTTTATAGATTAATCTATTAATCTTTCCATTACAAGTTAATTGCCTTTTTAATATGTTGTTTGATTATCTTGAGAATTGTAATTTGTCTATTTAGCACAACCGAGAATCAATCTCTACCGTAATATCCATAATTTCCAAGGTACTCCACTTAATATTAGAACAAATACATGTAGCAGTATTCATTtaagacaacaacaataaacccagTGTAATTTCATACGTGGCATCTGggaaggatagtgtgtacgcaaatcTTTTCCCTACCTTCAAGAaggtagagaagttgtttccggTAGACCATCGGCTTAGGAAATGTAAAAGAAAGGGCAACAACAAGCACATCAATCAGAAAACCAAAGCAAAAAATACAAAACCAACACTAGGTAATGCAATCAAAAAGCCGAAACGAAAGCAACAACAAGTAATAATAGAAGTCAAGGAATACGAAAGTACATACATGACACTAAGTCATGTACTAAAGCTACTGTTACAAACAAGGACAACGCTCGGCTACCTAACCTTACATTTATTCTCAACCTCCATATCTTCCTATCAGGGGCGAGTTTAGGGGGCGGAAGGGGGTTCCTTCGCCAAAATATTATACCGTATATATAAAgcaaaatctgttttttatctatatctattatgttttgaatccccttgacatAGGCCTAAGGCATATCTCAATGGTAAAGGGGTTAAAAACTTTTGCGAGGTCActagttcaattcccactagccacaatttcttataattttttaacttttttctttttaaacccGTTTAACGAAGATCCTACTTGCGCCACTGCTTCCTCTCCAtagtcatgtcctcagtaagcgGGAGAAACGTcatatcttgcctaatcacctctcctcaATACTTCTTCGGCCTGCCTCTACCTCTCCTTAGGCCCTCCAGgaccaacctctcacacctcctcaccagtGCATCTATGCCTCTTCtcttcacatgaccaaaccatccAAGTCTCGCCTCCCGCATCTTGCCCTCCACAGGGCCACACTtaccttgtcccgaataacttcatttctaATTCTATTTAGTCTGGTATGCTTGCACATCCATTTCAACATCCTTATTTTAGCCAccttcatcttttggacatgGGAATTCTTGACCAGCCAACACTCTGCTTCACACAATATAGTCGATCTGAccaccactctatagaacttacctttaagatTTGGtgacacattcttatcacacaaaatacCAGTGACCCAAGGTATTTAAAATTTTCTCTCCTAaggatgacttgagaatcaagcctcacatcttCGTCAACTACCTGAGTCGCGCCactaaacttgcactccaagtattatgtcttggtcctactcaacttgaaaccgtTATACTTCAGGGTCTTCCTCCAAACATCtaacctctcgttaacaccgtcTCGCATCTCGTCAATCAGTACAATGTCATctacaaataacatgcaccatggcacctccccatGAATGTGGCGTGTCAGTGCGTCGATCGCCAAGgcaaatagaaatgggctgagggCTGACCCCtagtgcaaccccatcataactggGAAGTGTTCTAAGTCCCCTCTCACTGTCCTCACTCGAGTTTTAGATCTATCGTACATGTCATTAATAGCCCTAATGTATGCAACAAGAACGCCTCAAGCCTGCAAATATCTCCATAGAACCTCCCTTGGTACTTTATCGTAAGCCTTCTCTAAGTAGATGAATATCATATGTAAATCCTTCTTCCCCTATATACTGCTCCATCAACCTCCTAACAAGATGAATAGCTTCCATAGTCGAACGTCCCGACAAATGCGAACAAGTTTCAGAAATAGTCACAATCTGCAACCTCAGCTACACCACtttctcccaaactttcatagtatgacttAATAACTTGATGCCCCGATAGTTGTTGCAACGGTGAATATCACCCTTATTCTTATACAATTGGATCATCGTACTCTATCTCCATTCTTCgagcatcttcttcgtcctaaaaatgatattaaataatcCAGTGAAACACTCCAAGCCCTCCCTACCCAcgctcttccaaaattccaccgggaTTTCGTATGGACCGGTCTCTCTCAACCTACTCATCTTACGTATAGCCTCCTCAACCTCCTCGACTCTTATACGCATATAATATCCAATGTCCCGACGACTCTCGGAGTGCTCTAAGTAACCTAGCTCATTGTTCCTATCCCCCTCTTTGTTCAAGAATTTATGAAAGTAATCCTGCCATCTTCGTCGAATAAGTTCCTCATCTAACAAAACTCTCTCCTTCCTCGTCCTTGATGTACTTCACTTGGTCCAGGTCGCGAGCTTTCCTTTCTCGTACCTTTGGCTAGCCTGTACAACTTCTTATCCCCTCCTTTGCCTCCAAGTTCGTCACACAAGCGTTCAAACGCAGTAGTCTTGGCCACTGTAACCGCTAATTTGGCGTCCTTCTTAGCCATCTTATACCGCTCCCTATTCGTAATCTTCTCCTCCTCGTCCACACTATCCAGAAGCTTCAGATATGCTGCTTTCTTGGCTTCCAATTTGCCTTGGACCTCAGTACTCCCCACTAATCCTCTTTGCCGTATTTATTTAAGAATTAGGCATTATTTTGTTGATTAATTTAGTACTTTAATGCTTCACTTCGGTTACTATATACATAATTTTTGTCCCTTATAAATAAAATCATATTCTGTACGTTTAAACCAGATGCATGAGTTAGTTTAATACTAAATATAGTCAATCAAATTTAACAAATTTTACAACTTGTAATTCTGACCACTGGCCGTTCCTTTCATCTCAAGATTGAGACTAGATTTTTTCATTTAATCCTATGTGCTTTTAATCGTTTTCTGGAATATTTTGAGAAAGAATTACAAAAAAATACACATAACTTCACATCATAATAAAAAATGGcccatgtttttaagttttaccctacatagcccatattgtacatattttgaaagtactagcaaattcaaaatctatgttcttacaaccattgcttctaaaagttATGAAGTTAAATATGTATTCTCACAgccattgctttcactctctcttctccTCACATTTTCTACATATGCTTGTAGACGAACTattataatcttgtataatagtatatatgagtgtataaacacatcttatacacctttatacaaacgTTTGTAGACGAATTTCTTCcatgattttcagttgcaattcttgttcaaaagcAGTCTAagtctccattaaatgacttcaaattttatatacaacctcttatactatttctaacaagtttaAATGATACACACTCCAAAATTCTCACGAAatcaaatttgaaatttaaacacatgtatttaagcttgttaaaattttaatttttactacCCAAGTGAATTtagtttgttgaactaatatttgagtcacagatACTATTCGAAAgttaacttaaaagcttgagcaatcttttttaaaaattaaatagtaattttcaGAACCTATCGGAGTTGAAAGTTAAgtattagcctattatttttgggctagttggttATAAATTGAAATAtaggctataaaattgaaaagtagggagcccaattgtttttatgtgaaattttcccaTATTTTAAAGGTAAAGAAATCCTCTCTAAGTACTTTCAACATGGGGAAATTTTAATTTCCAGCAGCCCGTGGTTCCAGTTAGACAAACAAATCACATCTTTATAATTATATATCCAAAATCAAGAATAATTTGGAGTGGATACTCAATCTTTTCCACTGTTTGGTAAATTTATAACTATATAACTATATAAAGTCAAGCTTCTTGAAATTCAAACTTATAGCTACTCTTTCCAAAAGCTTTATTTCAAGAACCGTATATAACTCTTGCTTCTATTTTCTTCACAACCATTCAGAATCTAAAACTCACTGTTGGGCTAATCAGGATTTGCAACAATGGATACACTGATGACATTGGCGTCCGAAAGCCCGGTTGTGATATTCAGCAAAGACACTTGTTGCATTTCTTACAGTATTGAAATCCTAATCAGAGGTTTTGGTGCAAATCCAACAGTGTACAAGATTGATGAACTTCCGAATGGTAAAAAGGTAGAGAGAGCTTTGCTTGAAATGGGACGCAAGCCAAGTACACCAACTACATTCATTGGAAAGGAACTTGTTGGTGGATCTAATGAAGTCATTAGTCTCAATATTAGGGGGAAGTTAAAGGATTTGCTCATCAAAGCTAATGCTATATGGATATGAAATACCAACTATAGGTATAGAGTCTATTGAGCTTACAGGATACTATTATTTTGTATGTTCTTTTCTTTGCTGTAACGAATAATATTACtccctccattttattttatGTGTCTCGGGTTGTGAAGTTTAAGAATATAAAATATCAcgaaaaaatttaaataaatcgCGATGACACCTAACTTAACTCATATGTCAGACAAACCAAAACACGATAATCTCTTAAAGTGCAAACCGAAAAGACATGGTAAAAGTCTAAAGCATATAAATAACATAGATAAAGTCTGAAAATCTAGTCGAAACAAAACAACCAATACAACTGAATAACCAAAAGACAACTCCAAGCTACCCCGGACTAGTGCATGCAGCTCACCTCTATAGACAACCAGTGATCGAAGACAATTTGTGCCAAGGATACCTCCTTGTTTAGTAGTACTAAAATAGTTATACTATTATGATATTTAACattaataagaaaatattaagtGTTGTAGTTGGAAAACGGGATCCTCCAAGATGGCATAGCACATGTTAGTGTCTTGAGGAACACATACTCGTTCTCGGAATAAAAGTGTGTCATCATGGCGAAAGTTCAACTTCTTCTATGTCATCAAGTACCTTAAGCTCTTATGATCTGTAAAAAAAATTTACCATACAAGTAATGTTACCATACACAGCCGCCTCCAACTCTTTCTGTGGGTCAGATCAAAATATTTCACTACTTAatatatgtaaataaattttttcaAAGGATAATAGACTCCAacttactgtaacgacccgaccggtcgttttgagcaattgcacttcgctcgatagtttatgggcatgagtagctccatatgatgtattatgacttatgtgaatcgttggtttttaattttcaggttatttggaatcgatatggaagaataaattttattgttgaagctttaagttgaaagaatcgaccaagtttgagtttttgtgaatttgacctcagaatggagttttgatggttccgttaggtccgtatggtgatttcgaactcgggcgtatgcccggcgtatgcccggattttcatttggatgtttctagaaggtttcggcacaaattggcgaaaattggaaatttgaaggtttggaaagttcaaaagtttgaccgagagttgactttgtggatatcgggatcggattatAGTTCTGGGatttggaatagcttcgttatgtcatttgggacttgtgtgcaaaatttgagttcattccgggttggtttgctatgtttcggcacgagttatggAAGTTGataagttcaaagttcattaagctcgatttgaggtgcgattcgtcgtttcgatgttgttatgcctaatttaaggcctcgagtaggttcgaattatgttatggtacttgttggtatgttcgtacaGGGACCCGAAGGGCTCGGGCATGTTTCAGATTAATTTTGGactatttttccttcatttttcattgttggttctGCAGAGCTCAGGGTATCTAGTTTTATTAATCCCAATCGTGGAGCAAGGATCACGATCGCATAAGGTTGTCTGATGGATAGGGTCAAATTGTTCTATGCGTTCACAGGTTATCAGACGCGTTCGCATAGGTAGCTGTGGAGTGAGCATAGTGTTCGCGTAGGTTGCTACGGAGTGAGCATCACGTTTGCGCCAGTGtgcacgcgttcgcgtagtagttTGGACTGAGCTTGGCAGTGGCTgattcttcttcgtgttcgcattgACCTTGTCGCGATCGCGTATTGCAGATTCatgtgttcatcgcgttcgcatgctatgtttcgcgaacgcgtagggtacTTTGGGGAGGCTGCTGAGTTTGTTCTTCACGTTAGCGGAACCTCGTTCGCGATTGCATTGTGTATTTTCTGGGGCAGTGCTCttccttctttgcgatcgcgaggtTAATTCCGCGATTGTGGTTCATTAATTTGCCCGGTGATTATGAAAGTACTCCATTTCGGGGGTTTCAGCCATTTTCACGTTTTTAGAGCTACAGAGCTCAGATTGAGGTGATTCCTTAAGCAATTTTCACCGtgtgaattggggtaagtgttctctactcgattttgattatatttcataaatttacCTCGGATTCTagtttttggttgatgaatttcaaagaggaaattggaggttttggcctaaagtttcataatatgaattttcgagttttgaacaccgatttggagtcggatttgagtgaaactagtatggttggacccataattgaatgggttgtcggattgtATGAGTtatgtcgggttccaaggtgcgggcccaggttggacttttggccggttttggattttgattaaggattcgatctttattatttggaattgtttccttgggcattttttgatgtatttgagttgtttttggagcatcgcttggcttgcttgaTATTTGAATTGatttgttcaaggtaagtaatacttctaaacttagtgctgaggatataaaaccccaaattacgtgatatgtgattggtattgaggtgacgcgtatgctaggtgacgggtgtgtgggcatgcactgtgtAAGTTATGATTCGTTAattttgtggtactgtgtagctACCTGACCTTACCTAAAATTATGAAATTTCTATGTACTTGAGCTATTGAGCTGTGacccatgttagaaaccatgtctgtGCTACAtgtttatcctgttgggacccactgaggccATTTCCGTTGTTGAGTTATCTACTTTTACTGCATTACATACTCagcatacgcattcatatgcatatcatatcgcagtctctgttattatttatcgatacatcatatcatcattttcgagctagtttcatgacattgtgagcccgtgacagagagactggagagatcgatgactgagtgaggtcatgggcctgattatgagtgatatttatgggatcgggctacacaccgCGGTAGGTTATATTGATTTATAATAGCAATTGGGCTTAaagagcccctccgaagtctgtacacacccctagtgagtgcggttGATTTATAtaaagggatggatcttccctggacatggatcttgtccaatgcatttatattgaggaaaggatcttccctggacatggatcttgtccaaaacatttatacctggggatggatcttccccactgGCTGGGttggccctactcagtactgagtgactgatggtcagttgatatatattccgggatggatcttccctgggccggattggtcatatacagtactgagtgattgagcatgatgagtggaaagtgtaaGCCAGTGAGagtgagtactctgagagtgtgagtacatgagttcatctctgagatacattgcattgacatgcacacatgatatACAGGCAAAGAGATgaatttttctcatgttgtatggtattacgtcattcatgacttctcacgcATATTGGCATATGGTCATAATGATGCATTTTAtactggctatctggaaagaaaatgagatatcttatttattattgaaaggatttttgagaaaattactgttttcaaacttactcatattcttggcaacttcggtaaatgaAATGGGTTTTcagtgatatacttgaaaggaagaactgtTTTCGGAAACCATGgttaagctgagcattttatctttgagttgCTTCTTTTATTACTTATTCTACGTTGTTATGggctgttgttggctattggtattggacccgacctttgctccagctcgtcattactttcaacctaaggttaggtttgttacttattaagtacatagAGTCGGTTTTattcatactgcacttctgcaccttacgtgcaaATGTTGGATGCTGACGTTGCTGTGttcgacgggagctggatttgaagatataCTTGCGTTCCaattatagctgcctcttgatcatggtagccttagattcataaaactctgtttatgtacatttcgaacagatgtattatttcataccaactttgtatattctaatcttaaaagctcataatttgtactactagtccttgaaaaatgtataagattcagatatttcttttacttaattgtcttattaaatattattgaaattagatagttattagttggcttacctagtgggttgggtagGTGCCATCAAGACaagtgaattttggatcgtgacacttacATACAACTAAGTAGTGACAATAGGTTGAGACCGTTTATACTAAATTCTAGAGTTATATCCTAAAATTCCCTTAAACTATCACATTTTTGTCAGTTTCCTTCTTAAACTATTCGGTGTTCTCAAAACCCCCTGAACTATATTGCCCTTCATATTTAAACTACATCATTGCTTACATGGAATAATATGTGTAATAACTCGCTTGAGAGCACGTGATAGCTGAAAAAAGCCATCAAATGGCCCGTCTGGCAGAATATAATGGCTAATTAGCCTAACCcactttcaatttttttttatttttctccttatttcctttatatccaactttcttcctcattttttcaccattcttccttatttatttcatctttcttctttattttcaccTTCTTCTTGATTTTTCACCTTTTTTCTTCAGTTCTCCATATGGGTTCCCTCTGAAAAATTCCTCCCTCTCTTGTTTCCTTTGAACTGATTTATTCTGTTTATTATATTAGTCGTCTTTCATATTGTTGAAAGAATACTTatttaaatctttttttaaatataacACCTTATAGAGAACAAAGTTGAATCTCTTGAACCTTGTTTGTGTGATCAAGAATTAGAGAATGTAATTGCTAGCTAATTGGTTTCTTACTtgcaaaattttattttgtgtaatcttatttatgtaatataagatgacttttcaaaaatgcaaaactatatgccttcatttatttttatttttattgtgttGCATAGTAAATGTAAATAAGGACTTATTTAATTAGAGTAGAACATAAA harbors:
- the LOC107803131 gene encoding monothiol glutaredoxin-S1-like — its product is MDTLMTLASESPVVIFSKDTCCISYSIEILIRGFGANPTVYKIDELPNGKKVERALLEMGRKPSTPTTFIGKELVGGSNEVISLNIRGKLKDLLIKANAIWI